From a single Arachis hypogaea cultivar Tifrunner chromosome 3, arahy.Tifrunner.gnm2.J5K5, whole genome shotgun sequence genomic region:
- the LOC140183624 gene encoding uncharacterized protein, translated as MADEQSHTPSDINQPEMLAINEALRAENQRMAELLRQMEHDRAKGEHKNTKQKEENDEHSSETKQTTPKTTKTIVKRTNPFTKQVMNFKMPENLTLPSTLKPYQGIGNPNVHVTKFYTMMFMNKESDPILCRTFPTFLDGAALIWFSNLPEGSISSFDELADQFINHFAASKIYVHNSYYLNTIKQGPNESLKDYMTRFVEATNEIPNLNPEVHLHALKSGLRPGKFQESIVIAKPKTLAEFREKATTQIEVEEFRALRRAEKSTPNREEDRRSRHPTSRTDQRPFRLTPKFDTYTPFNTKREDIVKDILHSKLIKPPSRAGTYQDQRHVDKSKYCAFHQKYGHTTDDCVIAKDVLEKLARQGLLDNYIDTRSRRKNTEELGHQQKTTDNPRDKGRKVDNDNNLPRRIINCISGGFAGGGCTSSARKRSYRAMMTMTESTIPRPTNVDKPGISFSPEDYKAADQNLDDPVVITAQVGEPLVKKILMDTGSSADVLFYSTFQKMNLSDKLLQLSSGELVGFSGERVSIRGYIWLQTSFGDYPNSRTLEIQYLVVDCKSPHNIILGRPSLNAFNAVVSTVHLCVKFISQDNKVVTIHGDQKEARQCYNASLKNEQPKHLDQQYVQAVYNSDQLPPFADMDPRTNNQERPMPLDDLTKVQLANNKDRYTYLGNTLKEAERTQLVELLRQNIDLFAWTPADMPGIDPNVICHKLAINPSIRPIAQKKRHLGTDKRTASLEKTQKLLSAGFIKELKYSTWLANVVMVKKNNGKWRIFMDAYSGYNQILMHEGDQDKTAFITDNDNFCDKVMPFGLKNAGATYQRLMDKIFSKQIRRNIEVYVDDMVAKSTQTSNHAEDLTEIFQQLRRYNMKLNPEKCAFGVQSRKFLGFMLTCRGIEANPEKCQAILNMRSPRTIKEVQQLTGRHAALARFLPCIAQRSHHFFKKLKKQEQFHWSKECETAFTELKTLLTTPPILQTPETGKPLYLYLSITNHAISSVLVTEIDKQQHPVYFISKSLQGAESRYPKLEKLALALVMTARRLRHYFQSHTIIVRTEQPLRQILTRPELAGRLIKWSIELSEYDIQYQSRGAIKSQTLVDFVAELTQEDQASKENPWTLYGDGASNSKGSGAGILLENTQGIQLEQSLQFTFHASNNQEEYEALIAGLRLAQTMGITQINVKCDSLLVVQRVMGKFQVKDPLLEKYNTMVNNLIRDFDIFNILHIPREQNNRADLLSKLSTTRSQYNNPILSQLTLDEPSVTLTTVASVMQEDDWRSPIVNYLKTRIMPDNIKDTKKFKRQASFYTILGTDLYKRGFTRPLLRCISTAEAKLAMDEVHEGVCGTHIGGRSLAAKILRAVEHPQTNGLAETANKIILQGLKKKLEDSKGECAELIPEVIWSYNTTEQSSTKETPFRLVYGGDAMLPIEVSLQSNRTTNTNENDNIERRKTELDLMEEDYNKSTLQQLATKRAIARKYNKKIKPRTFSEGDLILRKVEDIRKPHGHGKLSANWEGPFKVHKVVGKGLTKYKSSMELSYQTHGTYHP; from the exons ATGGCGGATGAACAAAGCCACACTCCCTCCGACATCAACCAGCCGGAGATGTTAGCAATCAATGAGGCCCTCAGAGCCGAGAACCAAAGGATGGCCGAACTCCTGCGGCAAATGGAGCACGATCGTGCAAAGGGTGAACACAAAAACACCAAACAAAAAGAGGAAAATGACGAGCATTCCTCCGAAACCAAACAAACCACCCCCAAAACGACAAAGACTATAGTCAAAAGAACCAACCCCTTCACAAAACAAGTTATGAACTTCAAAATGCCCGAAAACCTCACCCTACCTTCAACCCTAAAACCTTACCAAGGAATAGGAAACCCAAACGTCCACGTAACCAAATTTTACACCATGATGTTCATGAATAAAGAGTCCGACCCCATCCTCTGCCGAACTTTTCCAACCTTCCTAGACGGGGCCGCACTTATCTGGTTTTCCAACTTACCTGAAGGTTCTATCTCAAGTTTCGATGAGTTAGCCGACCAATTCATCAACCACTTCGCGGCCTCAAAAATCTATGTCCACAACTCATACTATCTCAACACGATCAAGCAGGGACCGAATGAAAGCCTGAAGGATTACATGACCAGATTCGTGGAAGCGACTAATGAGATACCCAACCTGAATCCCGAAGTCCATCTCCACGCTCTAAAGAGTGGCCTCCGCCCAGGGAAATTCCAAGAGTCCATCGTCATAGCAAAGCCCAAAACTCTAGCCGAATTCCGAGAAAAAGCAACAACTCAAATCGAGGTAGAAGAGTTCCGAGCACTCCGGAGGGCCGAAAAATCCACCCCAAACAGGGAAGAAGACAGACGAAGCAGGCATCCAACCAGCAGGACAGACCAAAGGCCGTTCAGGCTAACACCTAAATTCGACACATACACCCCCTTTAACACAAAAAGAGAGGACATAGTAAAGGATATACTACACTCTAAACTCATCAAACCCCCAAGCAGAGCCGGTACCTACCAGGACCAGAGGCACGTGGACAAATCCAAATACTGTGCCTTCCATCAAAAGTACGGCCATACAACAGACGATTGCGTGATAGCAAAAGACGTCCTCGAAAAATTAGCACGCCAGGGATTGTTGGACAATTATATCGACACGCGAAGTCGAAGAAAAAACACCGAAGAACTCGGCCACCAACAAAAAACAACCGACAACCCCCGAGACAAGGGGAGAAAGGTAGACAATGATAACAATCTACCCCGCCGAATAATAAACTGTATTTCTGGTGGCTTTGCAGGTGGAGGATGCACAAGCTCGGCAAGAAAGAGGTCATACCGAGCTATGATGACTATGACAGAATCAACAATACCTCGGCCAACCAACGTGGACAAACCAGGAATATCATTCAGCCCCGAAGATTACAAGGCCGCCGACCAAAACCTAGACGACCCCGTAGTCATCACAGCACAAGTCGGAGAACCCCTGGTAAAAAAGATCCTCATGGACACGGGGAGCAGCGCCGACGTACTATTCTACTCAACCTTCCAAAAGATGAACCTGAGCGACAAACTCCTGCAACTGTCATCCGGGGAATTGGTAGGTTTCTCAGGTGAGCGAGTCTCTATCCGAGGTTACATTTGGTTACAAACTAGTTTCGGGGATTACCCCAACAGCAGAACTTTAGAAATACAATATTTGGTTGTAGATTGCAAAAGTCCACATAACATTATCCTAGGCAGACCGTCATTGAACGCGTTCAACGCTGTCGTTTCCACTGTACATTTGTGTGTCAAGTTTATTTCGCAGGACAACAAAGTGGTGACAATCCATGGTGACCAGAAAGAAGCCAGACAGTGCTATAACGCCAGTTTAAAAAATGAACAACCGAAACATCTAGACCAGCAATATGTCCAAGCAGTATACAACTCGGATCAACTACCTCCTTTTGCAGACATGGACCCAAGAACCAACAACCAGGAACGACCTATGCCCCTTGATGACCTCACCAAAGTGCAGTTGGCAAACAACAAAGATAGATACACATACCTCGGAAACACACTAAAGGAGGCAGAACGAACTCAACTGGTGGAGCTCTTAAGACAAAACATCGACTTATTCGCCTGGACCCCAGCAGATATGCCTGGAATAGACCCAAACGTTATCTGCCACAAACTAGCGATCAACCCGTCAATCCGACCTATAGCCCAGAAGAAGAGACACCTAGGAACTGACAAAAGGACAGCCTCTTTGGAGAAAACCCAGAAGTTATTATCCGCCGGGTTCATCAAGGAACTCAAGTACTCAACATGGTTGGCCAATGTCGTGATGGTAAAGAAGAATAATGgcaaatggaggat CTTTATGGACGCTTACTCCGGTTACAACCAAATACTAATGCATGAAGGAGACCAAGACAAGACTGCCTTTATCACTGACAACGACAACTTTTGCGACaaggtcatgccattcggactcaaaaacgcaggcGCCACCTACCAACGCCTCATGGATAAGATCTTCTCAAAACAAATCAGACGAAACATAGAAGTCTATGTCGACGATATGGTGGCAAAATCAACACAAACATCAAACCATGCTGAAGACTTAACAGAGATCTTCCAACAACTACGAAGATATAATATGAAGCTCAACCCGGAGAAATGTGCCTTCGGGGTACAAAGTAGGaaattcctcggcttcatgcTCACGTGCCGAGGTATAGAGGCAAACCCAGAAAAATGCCAAGCCATTCTCAATATGCGAAGTCCGAGGACAATAAAGGAAGTACAACAACTAACCGGCCGACATGCAGCACTAGCAAGGTTCCTACCCTGTATAGCACAACGATCGCAtcactttttcaaaaagttgaaGAAACAGGAACAATTCCACTGGTCCAAAGAATGTGAAACAGCCTTCACAGAACTCAAAACCCTACTCACAACACCTCCAATCCtccaaacaccagaaacaggtaaaCCATTATATTTGTATTTATCAATCACTAACCATGCTATCAGTTCTGTTTTAGTAACAGAAATAGACAAACAACAACACCcggtatacttcatcagcaaatcACTTCAAGGCGCCGAGTCCCGCTATCCAAAGCTGGAGAAATTAGCCTTAGCACTCGTCATGACAGCCAGACGACTACGGCACTACTTTCAAAGCCATACCATCATAGTCAGAACAGAACAACCCCTAAGGCAGATACTGACGAGGCCCGAACTGGCAGGAAGGCTAATCAAGTGGTCCATCGAACTATCAGAATACGACATCCAATACCAGTCCAGAGGTGCCATCAAATCACAAACATTAGTCGACTTCGTCGCCGAGCTGACACAAGAAGACCAAGCTTCTAAAGAAAACCCATGGACGCTATACGGCGACGGGGCCTCAAACAGCAAAGGCTCCGGAGCAGGGATACTCCTCGAAAACACCCAAGGAATACAACTCGAACAATCGCTTCAATTCACCTTCCACGCAAGTAACAACCAGGAAGAATACGAAGCTTTAATAGCAGGATTACGCCTAGCACAAACCATGGGAATAACACAAATAAACGTCAAATGCGACTCCCTCTTGGTGGTGCAACGGGTGATGGGTAAGTTTCAGGTAAAAGACCCCCTCCTTGAAAAATACAATACAATGGTTAACAACCTCATAAGGGACTTCGATATATTCAATATTCTTCACATACCAAGGGAACAAAACAACAGAGCAGATCTTCTCTCCAAATTGTCAACAACAAGAAGTCAATACAACAACCCCATATTATCACAGCTAACACTGGATGAGCCCAGTGTTACCCTAACAACAGTTGCAAGTGTTATGCAGGAAGACGACTGGAGATCACCGATAGTTAATTACCTGAAAACAAGAATAATGCCCGACAACATCAAAGACACAAAGAAATTCAAAAGACAGGCTAGCTTCTACACCATATTGGGAACCGATCTATACAAGAGGGGATTCACGAGACCCCTCCTCCGATGCATAAGCACCGCCGAAGCAAAATTGGCCATGGACGAGGTCCACGAAGGAGTCTGTGGCACTCACATTGGCGGCAGAAGCTTAGCCGCGAAAATCCTCCGAGCCG TTGAACATCCACAGACTAACGGTCTAGCAGAGACCGCCAATAAGATAATTTTGCAGGGCCTTAAGAAAAAACTGGAAGACTCAAAAGGGGAATGTGCCGAACTCATCCCTGAAGTAATTTGGAGCTACAACACCACGGAACAGTCCTCAACAAAAGAAACCCCGTTCAGACTGGTGTACGGGGGTGATGCTATGCTCCCAATCGAAGTATCCCTGCAAAGCAATAGGACCACAAACACAAATGAAAATGACAACATAGAAagaagaaagaccgagctcgaccTGATGGAAGAAGATTACAACAAATCAACACTACAACAGCTAGCAACAAAACGAGCTATAGCACGAAAATACAACAAGAAAATCAAACCAAGGACATTTTCAGAAGGCGACCTCATACTCAGAAAGGTCGAAGACATAAGAAAGCCACACGGACATGGCAAACTAAGCGCAAATTGGGAAGGACCATTCAAAGTACACAAAGTCGTCGGCAAGGGTCTTACAAAATACAAAAGCTCGATGGAACTATCCTACCAAACACATGGAACATATCATCCCTGA